One Rhodothermales bacterium genomic window carries:
- a CDS encoding glycosyltransferase family 1 protein: MTPLTPKRIALFSGAYNHIADGVSLTLNRLVSHLEARGNEVLVFAPAKDTPALPSAPGRIIPTRSFPMPGRPEYLISRGLTRHMRAELKAFKPSIIHLASPDLPAIGAIRMAKRMNVPLVASYHTHFTSYFDYYRMTWLEPAVWQYLRWFYAQCRQVYVPSQSMADVLRGHGISERLYLWERGVDTRIFNPSRRSLDWRRQMGFADEDVVVSFVSRLVVEKGLDTFAAVIEGLKARGIPHKSLVVGDGPARAEFQQRLPDTVFAGVLRGEELGRAYASSDMFLFPSHTETFGNVTLEAMASGLPTVCADATGSRSLVKNGVTGYLAEPLNAAAFLDRVSKLVQNPLLRTHMGHQALDRARGYAWPLILAKIESYYEALLHPEIPTRTLDLAPAAAMAGSV; this comes from the coding sequence GTGACTCCCCTGACACCCAAGCGCATCGCCCTTTTTTCAGGCGCCTACAACCACATCGCGGACGGCGTTTCGCTGACGCTCAACCGTCTGGTCTCCCATCTTGAGGCGCGCGGTAACGAGGTGCTCGTTTTCGCGCCGGCCAAAGACACCCCTGCGCTCCCCTCGGCGCCTGGACGCATTATCCCGACCCGCTCCTTCCCGATGCCCGGCCGGCCCGAGTATTTGATTTCGCGCGGCCTGACCCGACACATGCGGGCTGAGCTAAAAGCCTTCAAGCCTTCGATTATTCATCTGGCCTCGCCCGATCTGCCGGCCATCGGCGCGATTCGGATGGCGAAGCGGATGAATGTACCGCTGGTCGCTTCGTACCATACCCACTTCACGTCGTATTTCGATTATTACCGGATGACGTGGCTCGAACCCGCCGTCTGGCAGTACCTGCGCTGGTTTTACGCGCAGTGCCGGCAAGTGTATGTGCCGTCCCAATCGATGGCGGATGTATTACGTGGGCACGGAATATCCGAGCGGCTGTATCTGTGGGAACGCGGGGTCGACACCCGTATCTTTAATCCATCGCGCCGTTCGCTGGATTGGCGTCGGCAGATGGGGTTTGCCGACGAGGACGTGGTGGTTTCGTTCGTGAGCCGGCTGGTGGTCGAAAAGGGGCTCGATACATTCGCTGCGGTCATAGAAGGCCTGAAAGCGCGCGGCATTCCGCACAAAAGCCTGGTCGTGGGTGACGGCCCCGCCCGGGCCGAATTCCAGCAGCGCCTCCCGGATACCGTATTTGCGGGTGTTCTCCGCGGAGAAGAACTTGGACGTGCCTACGCGTCGTCGGATATGTTCCTCTTCCCCAGCCATACCGAGACGTTCGGCAATGTCACCCTTGAGGCGATGGCGTCGGGATTGCCAACGGTTTGTGCGGACGCTACCGGAAGCCGCTCGCTGGTGAAAAACGGCGTTACGGGATACCTGGCCGAGCCACTCAACGCGGCGGCATTTCTGGATCGCGTCAGCAAGCTTGTCCAGAACCCGCTCCTGCGCACGCACATGGGGCACCAGGCTCTGGATCGCGCACGGGGATATGCCTGGCCCCTCATTCTCGCGAAAATCGAGAGCTATTACGAGGCGCTGCTGCATCCGGAAATCCCGACGCGTACGCTGGATCTGGCGCCTGCCGCCGCCATGGCCGGCAGCGTTTGA
- the uvrA gene encoding excinuclease ABC subunit UvrA yields the protein MSEASALIPFPEAPAASRASNEDRERSRRSIVIRGARQHNLKNIDIELPRGKLIVFTGPSGSGKSSLAFDTIYAEGQRRYVESLSAYARQFLERMDKPDVDLITGLAPAIAIEQKTTSRNPRSTVATQTEIYDHLRLLFARIGKTISPVSGQEVTKDSPRSAAETIDRQLEDGARFYLCFPIPDRKGVPAKKELEALKQRGFFRILALPTDKKAQSGGEETIIDLNETATDSVRTARERLLVLVDRLAVKKGDEPTLSRMADSIELAFREGGGRCVVKARDGSTLTFSETFDRDGIRFDEPTPHLFSFNNPVGACKKCQGFSRVQGLDEDLIIPNPELSIRQQAVAPFRSAKWGTYFKDLVRMASEEKIDLDMPYTLLSPQAKLLVWAGKGGYVGINGFFQYLEKNAYKMHYRIFHSRYRGYMRCPECNGYRLRKEALYVKLAGHHIGELCELTTRDASVFFEGLTLSPYEEEVAGRLLEEIRKRLKYLVEVGLDYLTLDRLSQTLSGGESQRINLATSLGSSLVGSLYVLDEPSIGLHPRDTGRLIKILEHLRDIGNTVIVVEHEAEMMRRSDQIVDLGPGSGKLGGAVMFQGTYPEILVDEVSLTGAYLSGRKRIEPPTDRRPVNPEDVIVVRNARQHNLKRVDATFPLGIVTCVTGVSGSGKSTLVHDTLYQGLRRIKGEHDGESGIGKHDIIEGHHLVTHVEMVDQSPIGRSPRSNPVTYIKAFDAIRELLAATSQARIRGLRPGYFSFNVPGGRCETCQGEGIVKIEMQFLADLYLECEACKGKRYKQDTLEITFKGKNVADILDMTVDEAVAFFAGHTGLVEKLTVLRQIGLGYLTLGQPANTLSGGEAQRIKLAAHLGKTTHERTLYLFDEPTTGLHFDDIRKLLGAFQALVEAGHSVIIIEHNLDVIKSADWLIELGPEGGIRGGFVSAEGTPEAIAENPNSVTGVFLKPLL from the coding sequence ATGTCCGAAGCGTCCGCCCTCATCCCATTTCCTGAAGCGCCGGCTGCTTCCCGGGCGTCGAACGAGGATCGCGAGCGGTCCAGACGCAGCATCGTCATTCGCGGTGCGCGTCAGCACAATCTCAAGAACATCGATATCGAGTTGCCGCGCGGCAAGTTGATCGTATTTACGGGACCATCCGGTTCGGGGAAGTCGTCCCTGGCGTTCGACACCATCTATGCGGAGGGGCAGCGGCGGTATGTGGAGAGCCTGAGTGCGTATGCTCGGCAGTTTCTGGAGCGGATGGACAAGCCGGATGTGGACCTGATCACGGGATTGGCTCCGGCGATCGCCATTGAGCAGAAAACCACCTCACGTAACCCGCGATCGACCGTGGCGACGCAGACGGAGATCTACGATCATCTGCGGTTGCTTTTTGCCCGGATCGGTAAGACAATCTCCCCGGTGAGCGGTCAGGAAGTGACCAAGGATTCACCCCGTTCTGCCGCCGAGACCATTGATCGTCAACTGGAAGATGGGGCTCGGTTTTACCTCTGCTTTCCGATTCCAGATCGCAAAGGGGTGCCGGCGAAGAAAGAACTGGAGGCCCTTAAACAGCGCGGCTTTTTCCGGATTCTGGCATTGCCGACGGACAAAAAGGCCCAGTCTGGCGGAGAAGAAACCATCATCGATCTCAATGAGACTGCGACGGACTCGGTGCGTACGGCACGCGAGCGGCTGCTGGTACTGGTGGATCGGCTCGCGGTGAAGAAAGGGGACGAGCCGACGCTATCGCGCATGGCCGACTCCATCGAGCTGGCGTTTCGCGAAGGCGGCGGGCGATGCGTGGTGAAGGCCAGGGACGGCTCGACGTTGACATTCAGCGAGACCTTCGACCGCGATGGGATCCGGTTCGACGAGCCTACGCCGCATCTATTTTCGTTCAACAATCCCGTTGGGGCGTGCAAGAAATGTCAGGGATTCAGTCGAGTGCAGGGGCTGGACGAGGACCTCATCATCCCCAATCCGGAATTGTCGATCCGACAGCAGGCGGTGGCGCCCTTTCGCTCGGCCAAGTGGGGCACGTATTTCAAGGACCTGGTCCGCATGGCCTCCGAGGAGAAGATCGACCTGGACATGCCGTACACCTTGCTTTCGCCACAGGCCAAACTCCTGGTATGGGCGGGCAAGGGAGGTTATGTTGGGATCAATGGCTTTTTTCAGTATCTGGAGAAAAACGCCTATAAGATGCACTACCGCATCTTCCACTCACGTTACCGGGGCTATATGCGGTGCCCGGAATGTAACGGGTACCGCTTGCGTAAGGAGGCGTTATACGTCAAACTCGCCGGCCACCACATCGGCGAGCTGTGTGAGCTGACGACCAGAGACGCCTCCGTTTTTTTCGAGGGCCTGACCCTTTCGCCGTACGAGGAGGAAGTTGCCGGCCGGTTGCTGGAAGAAATCCGGAAACGGCTGAAATACCTGGTGGAGGTCGGGCTGGATTACCTTACGCTCGACCGTCTCTCGCAGACGCTATCGGGCGGCGAGAGCCAGCGCATTAATCTCGCGACTTCGCTCGGCTCGTCGCTGGTCGGATCGCTCTATGTACTCGACGAGCCCTCGATCGGGTTGCATCCGCGGGATACCGGCCGGTTGATCAAGATCCTCGAGCACCTGCGCGACATCGGGAATACCGTGATCGTCGTCGAGCACGAGGCCGAGATGATGCGGCGTTCGGATCAGATCGTGGACCTGGGCCCGGGTTCGGGGAAACTGGGAGGCGCCGTGATGTTTCAGGGCACGTATCCCGAGATCCTGGTGGATGAGGTGTCGTTGACCGGAGCGTACCTGAGCGGGCGTAAGCGGATCGAGCCTCCGACCGACCGCCGGCCTGTGAATCCAGAGGACGTGATCGTCGTACGCAACGCGCGGCAGCACAACTTGAAGCGGGTCGACGCGACCTTTCCGCTCGGAATCGTGACGTGCGTGACCGGCGTGAGCGGGTCGGGCAAGTCTACCCTCGTTCACGACACCCTGTACCAGGGGCTGCGGCGGATCAAGGGCGAGCACGATGGCGAGTCCGGGATCGGAAAACACGATATCATCGAGGGGCACCACCTGGTGACGCATGTCGAGATGGTCGACCAGAGCCCGATCGGCCGCTCGCCGCGGTCGAACCCGGTGACGTATATCAAGGCGTTCGACGCGATTCGGGAGTTGCTGGCGGCGACGTCCCAGGCGCGGATCCGCGGCCTGCGTCCGGGCTACTTTTCGTTCAACGTCCCGGGTGGACGCTGCGAAACCTGCCAGGGGGAGGGCATCGTCAAGATCGAGATGCAGTTCCTGGCGGATCTGTACCTGGAGTGTGAAGCGTGCAAAGGGAAGCGGTACAAACAGGACACCCTCGAGATCACGTTTAAGGGGAAAAACGTAGCGGATATCCTGGACATGACGGTCGACGAGGCCGTGGCGTTTTTCGCCGGCCACACCGGGCTGGTTGAAAAGTTGACCGTGTTACGCCAGATCGGGCTTGGCTATCTGACGCTGGGGCAGCCGGCGAATACCCTTTCAGGCGGCGAGGCGCAGCGTATCAAACTGGCGGCTCACCTGGGAAAAACGACACATGAGCGGACGCTGTATCTATTCGACGAACCGACTACCGGGTTGCATTTCGACGACATCCGGAAGCTGCTCGGGGCGTTTCAGGCGCTGGTGGAAGCCGGCCACTCGGTGATCATCATCGAACACAACCTGGATGTCATCAAGAGTGCCGACTGGTTGATCGAACTGGGCCCGGAGGGCGGCATACGGGGCGGGTTTGTGTCCGCCGAAGGCACGCCAGAGGCCATCGCCGAAAACCCGAACAGCGTAACCGGAGTATTCCTGAAGCCGTTGTTGTGA
- a CDS encoding alpha/beta family hydrolase — translation MRRIFRFTLLGIWGAVLGWLFYNMQARGVSPAMFHTNARVTVEATDAGYSFTPAPDTHRTALVFFPGSMVETEAYVPMARAAAEAGYKVVLIDVPLMASWFERAQEKIYGRARAFMAADADRRWVAGGHSLGGKFALAFARQEAGALDGLFLVATSHPREEDMRSLTIPVMKVYGSEDGLASEDEIDTFGINLPAHTQWVRVAGANHAQFAWYGRQLGDGRASITREVQQAALDDALLTLLGAVEASEATR, via the coding sequence ATGCGCCGCATCTTCCGTTTCACCCTACTTGGGATCTGGGGCGCCGTGCTGGGCTGGTTGTTTTATAACATGCAGGCGCGTGGCGTTTCGCCGGCGATGTTTCATACCAACGCTCGTGTGACGGTCGAAGCCACGGATGCCGGCTACTCCTTTACGCCGGCGCCCGACACCCACCGGACGGCGCTGGTGTTTTTCCCGGGCTCGATGGTCGAAACCGAGGCCTATGTGCCCATGGCGCGGGCGGCGGCTGAAGCCGGCTACAAGGTGGTGCTGATAGACGTGCCGCTGATGGCGTCGTGGTTTGAACGAGCACAAGAAAAGATCTATGGGCGGGCCAGGGCGTTTATGGCGGCGGATGCGGATCGCCGGTGGGTCGCCGGCGGTCACTCGCTGGGCGGGAAGTTTGCGCTGGCGTTCGCGCGCCAGGAGGCGGGGGCGCTCGACGGGCTCTTTCTTGTCGCCACCTCACATCCCCGCGAAGAGGACATGCGTTCGCTGACCATTCCGGTCATGAAAGTATATGGCTCGGAGGATGGCCTCGCTTCTGAAGATGAAATCGACACGTTCGGGATAAATCTGCCGGCGCACACGCAGTGGGTGCGCGTCGCTGGCGCCAACCACGCCCAGTTTGCCTGGTACGGGCGCCAGCTGGGGGATGGGCGGGCGTCGATCACGCGGGAGGTGCAGCAGGCGGCGTTGGACGATGCGCTGCTCACGCTGCTGGGCGCGGTGGAGGCGTCCGAAGCCACGCGTTAA
- a CDS encoding alpha-L-fucosidase, which yields MSTSPLVVYCLLALLLCAAPVSAQQVSPPAPILPIPTARQLAWQEGGMRMFVHFGVNTFTDREWGDGTESPDLFQPAGFDARQWARVARETGFSTVILTAKHHDGFALWNSRYTDHDVASSSWMGGGGDVVGALAEAVREEGLGLGLYLSPWDQHEPSYGDEAGYNAFYLAQLRELLTQYGPITEMWFDGAKGENAKAMNYHFHAFWATVRQLQPGAVLFSDAGPDVRWIGNERGFAGESSWSTFDRSKVSIGATGIEKYLNEGDADGPDWVGGECDVSIRRGWFFHADQEPKSVADLMDIYYKSEGRNCVLLLNIPPNRAGLLDDADVRRLQEFKAAREAVFTNDLARGATAMVSNQRGGDDAFGPAGLFDDHMETYWATDDTVRSASVIVDLPAGQTFNVIRLNEPIHLGQRVRAYRVEAEGDGQWSTLVEGTTIGYRKLDRIATTTAGRLRITLLDARGCPLLAGFGLYLDTAL from the coding sequence ATGTCGACCAGCCCGCTCGTCGTTTATTGCCTTCTGGCCTTGCTCCTGTGCGCTGCGCCGGTAAGCGCGCAGCAGGTGTCACCGCCCGCGCCGATCCTGCCCATCCCCACGGCTCGCCAGCTTGCCTGGCAGGAGGGCGGCATGCGGATGTTCGTGCATTTTGGGGTGAATACGTTTACGGATCGAGAATGGGGCGACGGCACGGAGTCGCCAGACCTGTTTCAGCCGGCGGGTTTTGATGCCCGCCAGTGGGCGCGTGTGGCACGCGAGACCGGGTTCTCGACCGTCATTCTGACTGCCAAGCATCACGATGGCTTTGCACTCTGGAATAGTCGGTATACCGATCATGACGTCGCGTCCAGTTCGTGGATGGGCGGAGGGGGCGACGTCGTCGGCGCACTGGCTGAGGCGGTTCGGGAGGAAGGACTCGGGCTCGGGCTCTATCTTTCACCGTGGGACCAGCACGAGCCGTCCTATGGCGACGAGGCCGGCTATAATGCCTTTTATCTGGCCCAGCTTCGCGAACTCCTCACGCAGTACGGGCCGATCACTGAAATGTGGTTCGATGGCGCCAAGGGTGAAAACGCAAAGGCGATGAACTACCACTTCCACGCCTTCTGGGCGACTGTGCGGCAACTCCAGCCCGGCGCCGTCCTGTTTTCCGACGCCGGCCCCGATGTGCGCTGGATCGGCAACGAACGGGGATTCGCCGGCGAGTCCAGCTGGTCGACCTTCGACCGCTCCAAGGTGAGCATCGGCGCGACCGGCATCGAGAAATACCTCAACGAAGGCGACGCCGACGGACCGGACTGGGTGGGGGGCGAATGCGACGTGTCCATCCGGCGCGGCTGGTTCTTTCATGCGGACCAGGAGCCCAAGTCCGTGGCCGACCTGATGGATATCTACTACAAATCCGAAGGCCGAAACTGCGTACTCCTCCTCAATATTCCCCCCAACCGCGCGGGGTTGCTGGATGACGCGGACGTGCGTCGGCTCCAGGAATTCAAGGCCGCGCGGGAGGCCGTGTTCACGAACGACCTCGCACGAGGCGCGACGGCCATGGTGTCCAATCAGCGCGGCGGCGACGACGCGTTTGGGCCGGCGGGCCTGTTTGACGATCACATGGAGACCTACTGGGCGACGGACGATACCGTGCGCTCCGCCTCCGTGATCGTCGATTTACCGGCCGGTCAGACGTTTAACGTCATCCGCCTCAACGAACCCATCCACCTCGGTCAGCGCGTACGGGCGTACCGGGTGGAAGCCGAAGGCGACGGGCAATGGTCGACCCTCGTGGAAGGTACTACCATCGGTTACCGGAAGCTGGATCGGATTGCGACGACAACCGCCGGCCGACTCCGCATCACCCTCCTCGACGCCCGCGGCTGTCCACTGCTGGCTGGTTTTGGTTTATATCTCGACACTGCTCTGTAA
- a CDS encoding glycosyltransferase family 4 protein, giving the protein MDRPLANIGGMQRVATELFDAFASMDGLELSGLLLRTSWRMTHARIPVFLWRVRHHLARVARERSVDVVLFSSMVTASVATRVQPALRQAGIRTAAIVHGQDVTTPFGPYQRFVPKVFDALDAVLPVSRATGAQCTDRGLSPEKLHVVPNGVKLDRFAPLGARPTMRRELVQALGDPARMLPENALLLCSVGRQVKRKGFAWFVEHVMPLLPANVHVWLAGEGPETPIIQAAAQRLGVADRVRLLGRVSDNDLMRLYRGADLFIMPNIPVPGTMEGFGVVMLEAGISGLPAVASRLEGIQDVIAEGENGHFVESGDAAGFVRAILRYDRDRGALELASERAALYTRQTYSWEAVARRYVDVLRCSC; this is encoded by the coding sequence ATGGATCGCCCCCTCGCCAACATTGGGGGGATGCAGCGTGTGGCGACTGAGTTGTTCGATGCGTTTGCGTCAATGGACGGCCTGGAGCTGAGCGGGCTGCTGTTGCGTACGTCCTGGCGGATGACCCATGCGCGGATCCCCGTTTTCCTGTGGCGAGTCCGACATCACCTGGCGCGTGTGGCGCGAGAACGGAGCGTGGATGTGGTCCTGTTTTCGTCCATGGTCACGGCTTCTGTCGCCACGCGGGTGCAGCCGGCGCTGCGTCAGGCCGGGATCCGAACGGCGGCGATCGTACACGGGCAGGATGTAACCACGCCGTTCGGACCCTATCAGCGTTTTGTGCCGAAGGTGTTTGACGCCCTCGACGCCGTCTTGCCCGTCAGCCGGGCAACGGGCGCCCAGTGTACGGATCGAGGGTTGTCCCCGGAGAAGCTGCACGTGGTGCCAAACGGCGTCAAGCTTGATCGGTTTGCGCCGCTCGGGGCCCGTCCGACGATGCGCCGGGAGTTGGTGCAGGCCCTCGGCGACCCGGCCCGTATGTTGCCCGAAAACGCACTGCTGCTGTGTAGTGTGGGCCGGCAGGTGAAACGAAAAGGGTTTGCGTGGTTTGTCGAACACGTCATGCCGCTGTTGCCGGCCAATGTACACGTCTGGCTCGCCGGCGAGGGGCCCGAGACGCCCATCATCCAGGCCGCCGCTCAACGGCTCGGGGTGGCGGATCGCGTACGACTGCTCGGCCGCGTGTCCGATAACGACCTCATGCGCCTCTACCGGGGCGCTGACCTCTTTATCATGCCTAACATACCGGTTCCAGGGACCATGGAGGGGTTCGGCGTGGTGATGCTAGAGGCCGGAATTAGCGGGCTGCCGGCCGTCGCCTCTCGGCTCGAGGGCATCCAGGACGTGATCGCCGAAGGGGAAAACGGCCATTTTGTCGAGAGCGGTGATGCCGCCGGATTTGTCCGGGCCATCCTGCGCTATGATCGGGATCGTGGAGCCCTGGAACTGGCGTCTGAACGGGCGGCATTATATACACGGCAAACGTATAGTTGGGAGGCGGTCGCGCGGAGATATGTGGACGTGCTGCGATGCAGTTGCTGA
- a CDS encoding DUF3565 domain-containing protein, with protein MERHIADFHLDDEGDWVAELDCGHHQHVRHNPPFFERPWAVTSEGRASMIGAPLSCILCDRMELPDQFVLHHHSPLFDQDTVPPALLKAHQLKSGVWARIHVMEGSLRYCIDSPSPQTILVDPEHPGVVVPDVPHHVEPIGKVQFFLALYSSAPAG; from the coding sequence ATGGAACGCCACATCGCCGATTTCCATCTAGATGACGAGGGCGACTGGGTCGCCGAGCTCGATTGCGGGCACCACCAACATGTCCGTCACAATCCGCCGTTTTTCGAGCGACCCTGGGCCGTTACCTCGGAAGGCCGTGCTTCGATGATCGGCGCCCCACTCTCCTGCATCCTCTGCGACCGGATGGAGCTGCCCGATCAGTTCGTACTCCATCACCACTCGCCGTTGTTCGATCAGGACACGGTGCCGCCGGCGTTGCTCAAGGCACACCAGCTCAAATCCGGCGTGTGGGCACGCATCCATGTGATGGAGGGCTCGCTCCGATACTGCATCGACTCACCTTCACCGCAGACAATTCTGGTAGACCCCGAGCATCCGGGTGTGGTCGTCCCGGATGTGCCGCACCACGTGGAGCCGATCGGCAAGGTCCAGTTCTTTCTCGCTCTATACTCCAGCGCACCGGCCGGCTGA
- a CDS encoding DUF5916 domain-containing protein — MRILLASALLALASPLAVLAQPQSADLPAVDSLRTPDTTPREVVAFFVDTPPQIDGHLDEPYWQTIEPVTGFFQIWPEDGAVGTEHSEARIAYDRDNLYVAFTFYDGSPELIRAKNLERGGRNDRDDHAYIGLDTFNDNRNAYLFEMNALGTQDDATISDEGLTLDSFSWDAVYRSETVINENGWTLEVSIPFRQLRFPKGDEVEFGLMLSRMVNRKNERVVWPHIGLEFGTSFTALAAVSQYGTLTGLKDIRRGKNIEIKPYIIAGVQEVRPDLAVEATDVDLTRDLGVDFKYGITSNLTLDLTVNTDFAQVEDDNVQINLTRFNLFFPEKREFFLERSGLFDHGNPRSTQTFFSRRIGLTNQILGGGRLTGQVGRFSVGLLNIETGEEMRDFLGTSSANNTVARVRTDFLTRGTAGAIVTNFEEAGYYNRAAGFDAQYRFWSSSAVNAWYTKVWESNGALDDAAGHASLRLQNDLYGAEAAFTSVGETYNPALGFVRRRDMRQYASNLNYAPLVAINGLPFLRRLYLNADFAYIEGQDGRKQSTEGEYWVRFDLQRRDFVRVFYNRQFERLEEPFLITPDAEISAGDYAFGEFGIVGNTDSSRRLFAVASASRGDFYSGTRTDFGGSIGFRQSRHLTLESFLEHSIIRLPVAKGAFEATTVSMSILGALNRKLFARALVQYDNFSHDLQANIRINWIHTPGSDLFLVFNTSSHFARGGDVLFDPRRDLLLNDRVGVFKLTYLVML; from the coding sequence ATGCGTATCCTCCTCGCAAGCGCGTTGCTTGCTCTTGCTTCGCCCCTGGCCGTTCTGGCTCAACCGCAGTCCGCCGATCTGCCAGCGGTTGACAGCCTCCGCACACCCGATACCACGCCCCGCGAGGTGGTCGCCTTCTTCGTCGATACCCCGCCCCAAATCGACGGGCATCTGGACGAACCCTACTGGCAGACGATCGAGCCGGTGACCGGGTTTTTTCAGATCTGGCCGGAGGATGGCGCCGTGGGGACCGAACACTCCGAGGCACGGATCGCCTACGACCGGGACAACCTGTATGTCGCCTTCACCTTTTACGACGGCAGCCCCGAACTCATCCGGGCCAAGAATCTGGAGCGCGGCGGCCGAAACGACCGCGACGACCACGCCTATATCGGGTTAGATACGTTTAACGATAACCGGAATGCCTATCTGTTCGAGATGAACGCGCTGGGTACTCAGGACGATGCCACCATCTCCGACGAAGGTCTCACGCTCGACAGTTTTTCGTGGGACGCCGTCTACCGCAGCGAGACCGTGATCAACGAGAACGGATGGACCCTCGAGGTATCGATTCCCTTCCGGCAGCTTCGGTTTCCGAAGGGGGATGAGGTCGAATTTGGGCTGATGCTCTCGCGGATGGTGAATCGGAAGAATGAACGCGTTGTCTGGCCGCATATCGGGCTCGAATTCGGCACCAGCTTCACGGCGCTCGCCGCCGTTTCGCAGTACGGCACCCTCACGGGGCTGAAGGATATCCGTCGTGGAAAGAATATCGAGATCAAGCCCTATATCATCGCCGGCGTCCAGGAAGTCCGTCCTGACCTGGCGGTAGAGGCCACGGATGTCGACCTCACGCGCGACCTGGGGGTCGACTTCAAGTACGGCATCACCTCCAATCTGACGCTCGATCTTACGGTCAACACCGATTTTGCCCAGGTCGAGGACGACAATGTGCAGATCAACCTGACCCGCTTTAACCTCTTTTTCCCCGAGAAACGTGAGTTCTTCCTCGAGCGGTCCGGCCTCTTCGACCACGGGAATCCGCGATCTACCCAGACCTTCTTTTCCCGGCGCATCGGGCTTACTAACCAGATCCTGGGCGGTGGCCGGTTGACGGGACAGGTCGGGCGTTTCTCTGTCGGTCTGCTCAATATCGAGACCGGTGAGGAGATGAGGGACTTCCTGGGGACGAGCTCCGCTAATAACACCGTGGCGCGCGTTCGAACGGATTTTCTGACGCGTGGCACGGCCGGCGCCATTGTCACCAACTTCGAGGAGGCCGGCTACTACAACCGCGCCGCCGGCTTCGACGCGCAGTACCGGTTCTGGAGCTCAAGCGCGGTGAATGCCTGGTACACGAAGGTGTGGGAGAGCAACGGGGCACTGGACGACGCGGCCGGTCATGCGAGTCTGCGGTTGCAGAACGATCTATACGGGGCTGAGGCCGCATTCACGAGCGTCGGTGAAACCTATAATCCGGCGCTTGGCTTCGTCCGCCGGCGGGATATGCGGCAGTATGCCAGTAACCTGAATTATGCGCCTCTGGTCGCCATCAACGGGCTGCCTTTTCTGCGACGTCTGTATTTGAACGCCGACTTCGCGTATATCGAAGGGCAGGATGGTCGAAAACAGTCTACGGAAGGCGAGTACTGGGTACGGTTCGATTTGCAGCGTCGCGACTTCGTCCGGGTGTTTTACAACCGGCAGTTCGAGCGGCTTGAAGAGCCTTTTTTGATCACGCCCGACGCCGAAATCTCGGCGGGGGACTATGCGTTCGGGGAATTCGGCATCGTCGGCAACACGGATTCGAGCCGGCGGTTGTTCGCGGTCGCGTCGGCATCGCGGGGCGATTTTTACAGCGGTACACGCACCGACTTTGGAGGATCGATCGGATTCCGCCAGTCGCGGCATCTGACGCTTGAGTCGTTCCTCGAACATTCGATCATCAGGCTTCCAGTGGCGAAGGGCGCCTTCGAGGCGACAACGGTGTCGATGTCGATCCTGGGAGCGCTCAATCGCAAGCTGTTTGCCCGCGCATTGGTTCAATATGATAACTTCTCGCACGATCTGCAGGCGAACATCCGCATCAACTGGATCCACACACCGGGCAGCGACCTCTTTCTGGTGTTCAACACGTCGTCCCACTTTGCCCGGGGGGGCGACGTCCTGTTTGATCCCCGGCGAGACCTGCTCCTGAACGACCGGGTCGGGGTATTCAAGCTCACGTATCTGGTGATGTTGTAA